The following are encoded in a window of Impatiens glandulifera chromosome 5, dImpGla2.1, whole genome shotgun sequence genomic DNA:
- the LOC124939076 gene encoding uncharacterized protein LOC124939076 gives MARKKRLNTVDFPANGSTSCMSSSSNNSIHDASTFDVLHSDTQDSQPLKRVRRPTTLPDVWALPSDKRITVSFNHLNQPTGQEGCTLSFFLCTLVRNTEITPLLYNDWRCFPRELKDHLITLVKNRFDLHQMAEIWELKSLGRSLKGYRSDLKARYFGKYPLREDLLKNRRVGIPNIQWNFLVNFWYSDKNMRNSSINKRCREKQNMPHTSGSKSFARVASEMESVRLDHSRAHVFLETHKARKDGRPLNDNSSRAAICGSCDSSSDLLVLDVSSYMVNLLM, from the exons ATGGCTCGGAAAAAAAGGTTAAATACTGTAGATTTTCCGGCTAATGGATCAACGTCTTGCATGTCATCatcatcaaataattcaatacatGATGCTTCTACTTTTGATGTCTTACATAGTGATACTCAAG ATTCTCAACCACTTAAAAGAGTACGCAGACCCACTACTCTACCTGATGTATGGGCTTTACCAAGTGATAAAAGAATTACAGTATCATTCAATCATTTGAACCAACCTACTGGACAAGAAGGATGCACATTGAGTTTTTTCTTATGTACACTCGTGCGAAATACAGAAATAACTCCATTGTTATATAATGACTGGAGATGCTTTCCCAGAGAATTGAAAGACCATCTAATAACATTGGTCAAg aATAGGTTTGATTTACATCAAATGGCTGAAATTTGGGAACTAAAATCGTTGGGAAGGTCATTGAAAGGTTATCGATCTGATTTGAAAGCACGATATTTTGGAAAATATCCGTTGAGAGaagatttgttaaagaatagGCGAGTTGGGATTCCAAATATACAATGGAATTTCCTCGTCAATTTTTGGTACTCAGATAAGAACATG agAAATAGTTCAATCAACAAAAGATGTCGAGAGAAACAGAATATGCCGCATACATCTGGATCTAAAAGTTTTGCTCGTGTTGCTTCTGAAATG GAAAGCGTTAGACTAGATCACTCAAGAGCTCATGTATTCCTCGAAACACATAAAGCTCGTAAAGATGGAAGACCTTTAAATGACAATTCATCTCGAGCCGCG ATATGCGGATCTTGTGATTCTTCTTCTGATCTTCTTGTATTAGATGTTTCTTCTTATATGGTTAATCTGCTTATGTGA